GACATCGGGCGTCGCTTCTGTTCCGGGTGCATCCATGATTACCATGACGATTGGCTGCCTGAGGTGGCAAATCGACTGGCGGAGGACCGGCGCCGTGCGGAAGCCTTGTATGCCGCGCCTGACGCGTCGCTCACGGCGCCCGAGGCCTTGGCAAGTGACGTGGACTTTTCGGCCATGCGGCAGGTCGTGTTGGTTGGCTGGTACGGCACGGAAACTGCCGGCGACATCGCCATCCTGCGTGGCATCTTGAGCGAGTATTTGGCGCTCAATGCGGATCTCCGCTTTCACCTGCTGAGCCTGCACCCGTACTACACGCGGGCTAACATCGCCGCGTGGCCCCTGGAGTTGCAGAACCGAATCACGGTGAGCGACTACGCCAGTGCGGCCGCGGCCGCGGCGGTCTCGGATTGTGACGCGGTGGTCATGGCCGGCGGACCGCTGATGGATATTCCCGAGACAGGTCTCGTGCTTCGGCTGTTCAAGCACTTTGCCGATCAGGGGAAACCGCGCGTGATTGAAGGCTGTGGGGTCGGCCCCCTCAACCAGGCTGATTGTCGCTGGAACGTTTGCCGACTCGCGCGCCTGGCGAGTCGGATCAGCGTTCGCGATGGCGCTTCGCGCGACCTGCTTCGTGCTCTCGGGATTACGAAGCACATCGAAGTCAGGCGTGATCCGGCGTCCGCCTTTATTCGCGCCCTCGGGGTGCAGCACCGGGGGCAGGGCAGCGGCATCATCCGTTGCTTTCTGCGGGAACTAACCGCCGAGTATCCGCAGGAGCTTGGTTCGGAGGCCGTGCGACAGAACCTCGTGCAGCTGCTTCGAAACCTGCTCGACTGGTATCCCAACCACCGGGTTGAGCTCTGGGCCATGCACTATTTTTCGGTCGGGAATGACGACCGGTTGTTTGCACGGGAACTTGCGCGGGCCGTGGGCTCGCCTCGCCTCGTTGTCGACTGGCAACCCCGCACTCCTGAGGAAATCGCCGGGGCCATGGCCGAAGCCGAGTTCTGCGTCTGCATGCGCTTTCATTCGTGTGTGTTCGCGGCGGACGTCGGCGTTCCCTTTGTCGCCATTGACTACACGGCCGGGGGGAAAATTCGCGCGTTTCTCGAAGAGTCAGGACAAGCGCACCGGCTGACGTCGCCCGCCGAACTGGGAACGCTGACGCAACTGGGGTTGGCGGCAAAAATTGGCTCCGCCGTGCCTCGGCCGGCGCCGCGAGACCGGACCGCGTCGGGCGACGTGGTTGTGCTGCATGTGCTCGAGTGCCTTGGTGGCGGTGGCGCGGCCCGGGCCGCAATCGCCATGGCGACGGAATTGGGCCATCTCGGCTCCTTTGAGCACCGCATCGTGTCTTTGCGTCCGGCGGAACGTGACGGCCGCCGCCTCGCTGCGGCCGCTGCATTCGAGGTGCTCGACGTTCCCGGAACGACCGAGCTGCTTCACGCCCTGGCTGCAGCGGACATCGTGCTCGTGCACTGGTGGAATTCGCCCGAAATTGCCCAGCTGTTCTCCCGTGAGTTGCCGCCCATGCGACTCGCGCTTTGGCTGCATGTGGGCGGCTACCATGCTCCTCATGTCATCTCGCCGGCGCTGCTGGAATATGCCGACCTGACGGTTGCTTGCAGTCCGCATACGTACGCGCATCCGGCCTTTTCGACCGTCGACGCAAGCCGGAAGGCAATGGTGTTGGCCGGGGCCGATTTCAGTCGGTTGAGCGGTTTTGCGCGCCGCGCGCACACGGGGTTCCGAGTGGGATATATCGGGACGGTGGATCCGGTGAAAATGCACCCGGATTATGTGGCGCTGAGTTGCGGCGTTCGCGTCGAAGACGCGCGATTCGTGGTCTGCGGGCACGGTGACACGGGGTGGCTGGAGCGGGCGGCGGAGCAGGCGGGGCAAAGGGCGCGTTTTGAGTTCCGTGGACCAGTTGAGGATATCCGCTCGGTGCTGGAGGAACTTGATGTCTATGGATATCCGCTCGCGCCGGATACTTACGCTGCGGCGGAGTTGAATCTGCAGGAGGCGATGTTCGCTGGGCTTCCGGTGGTCGCATTCCCCTATGGCGGGATTGGAAGGCTGATCCGGAATGGGGAGACCGGTGTCTTGGTGACGTCGCCGGAAGAGTACGCGCGGGCCATCGAGCGGCTCCATGCCGACCCGGCGGAACGGGAACGGCTGGGGCGGAATGCCGCTGCGTTCGCACGCGAAAACTGGGGCGCGAAGAACGCGGCGCGGGGCTTTGGGGAGCAGATCAGCCGCCTTCTGAAGGGGCCCAAGACAATGCGTCCGAACTGCAGTGTCCTTGGCGTCCCCGCGGGAATCACGCTGGGGCGGGATGCAGCGATCAACCCCGGCGCCAGGACATTTGTCGCCATGTTGGGTGAGGCTGGTACCGCCTACTCGATCAGCATGAACGCGGAGGATGTAACGATGCTGCTGTCGGCGGAAGAAGAGATTGGGAGAATGCCCCGCATCATGCAGCAATCCTGCGGGGGGTATTTCAGGCATGTGTTTCCTCGGGATGCCTTTCTCAATCTCTGGTCCGGATTGGTGGCGCTTCGGATGGGAAACGGCGCCGCTGCTGGGGCAGCATTCGGCGCAGCGCAGCGCAATGGTCTGCAGCACTGGCGCGTGCTGTGGTACGCCGCGCGCGCGGCCGAGAGCTGTAATCAGTGGCGTGAAGCCAAAAAGGCGCTCGATGAGGTGCTGCGAGTCGTCCCCGAATTTGGACCCGCACTTGAAATGAAACGCCGGTTGGAGGAGCGCGGCGTTACCGATCCCCGGGCGGCGGCGTCTGTCGCCATGCAATATGTCCAACAATCGCAGCAGTGTGTGCGGGAAGGTAAGCTCGCCGAGGCCCGTGACCTTCTCGCGCGAGCGGTCGAGATCCTGCCGGCACCGCAGTTGACGATCCTGGAGCTCATCGCGGATCTCGACTGTCGTCGTGGCGACATGCCAGCGGCGGAGCGAGTCCTCGACCTAATTATGCGAGCCGAGCCGAATCGGACTACCCCGCGTTTGGTTTCGATACGTGCCACAGTGAAACAGTGGTCTGCCGCGCGGCCGTCGACGACCGCCCGAAAATGAACCCAACGGACTCTGGCTCGGCGGCAGGGCGCTTGGGCGTCCCTCGCGACGGCGGCGTGCCAACCGCGTTGGCTCGTGGCCGCTCAAGCTGGCATTCAGCGTGATGACCATGTCCACCTCAACGCCGCTTCGCCGCATTCGGGTCTGCTATTTTGACCAGTGGACGGATGCGCTGGAGCCGGCGGGTGATTTCTTGGCGCGCGCGGTGGGGATGGATGTTCGGCGACGTTTGGCAAACCCCGGGGATGGGGAGCTGCTTCGGAAGGCGCGGCTCGACTGCGACTGGTACACCGAAAACGCGCGGTGCTTTGCCGCCCTGTCGCATCCTGAACTCGAGTTCCTGCCCGCCTATGTCGGCGGGGCCGCCGGCCTGCTCGAGTTTGCCAAGCTGCCCCGCCAGCCCGGCGAGGAGCGGTGGTTGATCACGATGGGTCACCAGCCGCAGTTGCTCGGCGCGATGGCTGGAAGGATCTTCGGTCTGCTCTCCAAGGTGGGTGTGCGGCATCTGCTTTATGCCTTCGACGAGGCGAGCCGGTACATGCCGGGTTTCGGCGACGTGGCGCCGTATCTCGACGTCCTGATCCATGACGAGGCCCCGCTGGATTTCCGCGGCGCCGCGTTGTTGCGCGCGGGATGCCGACGCATCCACCGGAGTTGGGTGGCCAATGTGCTGCCGTTTGCGGCTCCGTTTCAGGAGGAGCCGGAGAAGAAGGTGTTGTTCCTGGGATCCAAGCTCGGGCTGACCGACAATCGGCTGAGGCAGTTCGAGTTTCTGTCGGAGCATCTGAAGGACCGGTTCGTACCGAGCCACGATCACTCCGTGAGCGTGGCGGACCGCCTGAGGCTTAATCGCTACAAGGTGGGCCTGGCGCCGGAGGGACGGAAGTTTGGCACGCCGGCAATGAGCCGGACGCACACGGACCGGCCGTTCTGGCTCGGATGCCTGGGCGCGGTGCCGGTGTCGGAAAACTCTGCCGCCGGTGACCGACTCAATGAGTTGGCCGACGCAGGGCTGATCGTTCGCTACCCACACCAGGACCTCAAGGGACTGCTCCGGGCCTGCGAGCAGGCCTTGGAGGTGAGCGAGGCTGACCGACGCCGGATCTACCTGCACTTTAACGAGCACGAGACGGTGGGTGCGGTCGTGGCACAGGCGATTGCGGGTTTTCTCGGCGTACGTTGATTCGGCCGCAGGACTCTATGTGAGGCGGGCGCACCGCACAGTCGCGCGGCCACGACGCTGGGAGGGGGTGTTGAGGTTTGACCTCCAAAAATGCGAAGGCCCCGGGGGTGAGCCGGGGCCTTGTTGCACTGTCATCAACACAAGCGGCGGGCGAAGGCCCGCGCCGGGGCCTCCGCAGGGGGACCGGGTCCGCTTTTGCCTGGCCGCCGTGTTACCGGCGGCCAGGTTGGGCGAATCAGGACTATCCCTGAACGGAGGGCTTAGCGGATGAGGCTAAGCGCGGACTGGGCGCTCTGGTTGGCCTGCGAGAGCATCGCGGTGCCGGACTGGACGAGGATGTTCCAGCGTGCGAGCTGGGTACTTTCCGCGGCCACGTCGACGTCGACGATGCGACTGTTGGCGGACTCCAGGTTGGCCTTGTTGGTCGTCAGGACCTCGGCGGCGAAACCCAGGCGGCTCTGCTCAGCGCCGTTCTTGGCGCGGAACGTCGCAACGTTCTGGATGCCCGTCTTGATGCTGTCGATCGAGCTGATGGACGACAGCGAGCCGCCGCCAGCGGCATCGGAGAAGGCGCCGACGCCATCCGTGCTGCTGGCTAGGGCCTTCGCGGTGATGGCGACCGTCTGGACGCCGTCCTCGGAGACCTTGACCGACTCGACCACTCCGGTACCTGCCGAACCGAACAGCGAGACGCCGTTGAACTTCTCCTGCGTGAGAGAATCGAGCTCCTTCTGCAGCTGCTGATACTCCGCATCGTAGTTGGCCTTGTCCGAGCTGTTCTTCGTCGGGTCCTGGTACATCGTCCAGAGTTCCGAGATGCGGTCCATGACCTTGGAGGAGGTCTGGAGCACGCCATCCTGAGTCTGCAGGTAGGACGTGACGTTGCCGATGTTGCTGTTCGCCGCGGCGGAACGCTTGGCGGCCGCAGACAACTTCATCGACACCGCCAAGCCACCGGCATCATCCGACGGATTGACGATCTTCGAGCCGCTCGACAACCGGTTAAGGCTGCGCTGCAAGCTGGCACTCGAGGAGGCGAGGTTGTTCGAGGCAATCGTCGCCGCTGTGTTGGTATTAATCACGACTGACATGGTTCTATCCTTGATCTTAAAGCGACTATCCGTCGTCGCCACGGGCCCTGGGAATCAGCGCGGGCCCCGCTGTCTGGAGCGGAAGCTCCAGTTTTCCCGGCGCTGCAACCGCGCAGCGCCGAGGAAAAGGGGGAAAGGAGGGAAGAACCTCGTCGTGTTTGGACTTTCAAAGATCAGGGGCTGCGTCGGAAACCCGGTGGACCCCGTACGGCACCTCACGCCGGTGCGCGGCGGAGGATCGGAGCTGTCGCTGCTACTGGCCCTGGCCCCACCCCGAGACAGACAACCGTGATACGATCGGGGATGGGCGCCGCTCCGGCCGGCAATCACTCCGGGGGAGCGGCGGGGACGAGGGGGATTACTGGAGCAGCTTGAGCGCGGTCTGAGCGCTCTGGTTGGCCTGGCTGAGCATGGCGGTGCCGGACTGGACCAGGACGTTCCAGCGGGCGAGTTGGGTGGATTCCTCGGCGACGTCGACGTCGATAATCCGACTATTGGCGGCTT
This genomic window from Opitutus sp. ER46 contains:
- a CDS encoding polysaccharide pyruvyl transferase family protein translates to MTNHGECATSPSQTDRPVLPQVINLQAIDVCNSRCVMCEVWKSGRREVLGLSELHGFLAQPYFAEVVHVGVTGGEPTLRKDLVQLYHMLPGALPRMRGASFITHGLQTKRAVEVYGSVHRDYAARGLTLDGMVSIDGVGALHDAVRGRQGAFIAATETLMALRAAAVPTIAACTIVRRNVYGLHELLDWAKEHQIYVRFRVGEFINRLYNESCREEIRNFDDAQLRHLVSFFHLLLGTYETAAEVQKTYRSILALLTGDERLVGCPYRRGNAINVDCLGSVAACAPKDRPVRLPASVEDAHALLEARRADIGRRFCSGCIHDYHDDWLPEVANRLAEDRRRAEALYAAPDASLTAPEALASDVDFSAMRQVVLVGWYGTETAGDIAILRGILSEYLALNADLRFHLLSLHPYYTRANIAAWPLELQNRITVSDYASAAAAAAVSDCDAVVMAGGPLMDIPETGLVLRLFKHFADQGKPRVIEGCGVGPLNQADCRWNVCRLARLASRISVRDGASRDLLRALGITKHIEVRRDPASAFIRALGVQHRGQGSGIIRCFLRELTAEYPQELGSEAVRQNLVQLLRNLLDWYPNHRVELWAMHYFSVGNDDRLFARELARAVGSPRLVVDWQPRTPEEIAGAMAEAEFCVCMRFHSCVFAADVGVPFVAIDYTAGGKIRAFLEESGQAHRLTSPAELGTLTQLGLAAKIGSAVPRPAPRDRTASGDVVVLHVLECLGGGGAARAAIAMATELGHLGSFEHRIVSLRPAERDGRRLAAAAAFEVLDVPGTTELLHALAAADIVLVHWWNSPEIAQLFSRELPPMRLALWLHVGGYHAPHVISPALLEYADLTVACSPHTYAHPAFSTVDASRKAMVLAGADFSRLSGFARRAHTGFRVGYIGTVDPVKMHPDYVALSCGVRVEDARFVVCGHGDTGWLERAAEQAGQRARFEFRGPVEDIRSVLEELDVYGYPLAPDTYAAAELNLQEAMFAGLPVVAFPYGGIGRLIRNGETGVLVTSPEEYARAIERLHADPAERERLGRNAAAFARENWGAKNAARGFGEQISRLLKGPKTMRPNCSVLGVPAGITLGRDAAINPGARTFVAMLGEAGTAYSISMNAEDVTMLLSAEEEIGRMPRIMQQSCGGYFRHVFPRDAFLNLWSGLVALRMGNGAAAGAAFGAAQRNGLQHWRVLWYAARAAESCNQWREAKKALDEVLRVVPEFGPALEMKRRLEERGVTDPRAAASVAMQYVQQSQQCVREGKLAEARDLLARAVEILPAPQLTILELIADLDCRRGDMPAAERVLDLIMRAEPNRTTPRLVSIRATVKQWSAARPSTTARK
- a CDS encoding flagellin, which codes for MSVVINTNTAATIASNNLASSSASLQRSLNRLSSGSKIVNPSDDAGGLAVSMKLSAAAKRSAAANSNIGNVTSYLQTQDGVLQTSSKVMDRISELWTMYQDPTKNSSDKANYDAEYQQLQKELDSLTQEKFNGVSLFGSAGTGVVESVKVSEDGVQTVAITAKALASSTDGVGAFSDAAGGGSLSSISSIDSIKTGIQNVATFRAKNGAEQSRLGFAAEVLTTNKANLESANSRIVDVDVAAESTQLARWNILVQSGTAMLSQANQSAQSALSLIR